The Longimicrobium sp. genome has a window encoding:
- a CDS encoding BTAD domain-containing putative transcriptional regulator — MVFSLKLLGGVALEGSAGPVTGRAAHKRRLALLAILAVARRPVGRERLIGYLWPDHPAEKARHLLSESLYVLRKELGEDALLSAGDDVALVAQTVASDVAAFEAALEAGELERAAALYQGPFLDGFYVADAPEFERWADGERDRLGRAYARALERLGEREEGAGREVHALAWWRLLARHDPFSSRVALRYLSALEEAGERAEALRFATAHAEFLRAELGVEPEDEFAGRADRLRAGVVREAAPARNGAFPSSRAAAASSSAPALAPGAGGEAGGTLVAELDPEPAVALPAPPARIEAPPAPVPAPGPAVPDAPAAAARPPSRRAAWARAADAAYYAGLVGMVAGLALSVLPAERPAAAEAVVRFDPRRIAVLYIDDNTPGGGMQYLANGITEGLIDRLSQVEALTVVSRNGVKPYRGGSVPFDSVVTDLRVGSVVEGTLQRSGDRLRVTVRLIDANTGEQLERRTVESSMGELFELENRLADEVAGFLRRRLGAEVRLRERAEGTKSLRARELVLRAEQERAEAEELAGEPSPLGAPAALRRLATADSLLARAAQADPRWPEPWVLRGWVRLREARLAPQPDPLAGFRAAIRHAERALERRPGYPRALELRGTARWRMAGRDVLPAADNDTLMRAAERDLKAALTADPSLAAAWSTLSQYLRLRGDHLLEADAAARRALEEDAYLEDAELIHERLYRTNYALARVDSAAAWCERGRREFPASWRFVECRLTLLGYEGGPAPDVRAAWRLVEELDQMDPPARARASGRAYWPLYRRMAAARVLARAGLADSARAVMARSRAAAGSDTALVVPLLYDRAYVHVLLNEPDSAVAALEEYLRRKPRLREFLDDDVQFRTLRDHRGFRALVTPAPPAAPARPPRGRS, encoded by the coding sequence GTGGTGTTCTCTCTCAAGCTGCTGGGCGGCGTGGCGCTCGAAGGGAGCGCCGGGCCGGTGACGGGCCGCGCGGCCCACAAGCGCCGGCTGGCGCTGCTGGCGATCCTGGCCGTGGCGCGCCGCCCGGTGGGGCGCGAGCGGCTGATCGGCTACCTGTGGCCCGACCACCCCGCCGAGAAGGCCCGCCACCTCCTCAGCGAGTCGCTGTACGTGCTGCGCAAGGAGCTGGGCGAAGACGCCCTGCTGAGCGCGGGCGACGACGTGGCGCTCGTGGCGCAGACGGTCGCGAGCGACGTGGCCGCCTTCGAGGCGGCGCTCGAGGCGGGCGAGCTGGAGCGCGCGGCCGCGCTCTACCAGGGGCCGTTCCTGGACGGCTTCTACGTGGCCGACGCCCCCGAGTTCGAGCGCTGGGCGGACGGGGAGCGCGACCGCCTGGGCCGCGCCTACGCCCGCGCGCTGGAGAGGCTGGGCGAGCGCGAGGAGGGCGCCGGGCGGGAGGTGCACGCCCTGGCGTGGTGGCGGCTCCTGGCCAGGCACGACCCGTTCAGCTCGCGGGTGGCGCTCAGGTACCTGTCCGCGCTGGAGGAGGCGGGGGAGCGCGCCGAGGCCCTGCGCTTCGCCACGGCGCACGCGGAGTTCCTGCGCGCCGAGCTGGGGGTGGAGCCCGAGGACGAGTTCGCCGGGCGCGCCGACCGGCTCCGCGCCGGGGTGGTGCGCGAGGCCGCCCCCGCCCGCAACGGCGCATTCCCTTCTTCCCGCGCGGCGGCCGCCTCCTCGTCCGCGCCCGCCCTGGCGCCGGGCGCCGGGGGCGAGGCGGGCGGGACCCTGGTGGCCGAGCTCGACCCGGAGCCCGCCGTGGCGCTCCCCGCGCCGCCGGCCCGGATCGAGGCGCCGCCCGCCCCCGTCCCCGCGCCGGGTCCGGCCGTCCCGGACGCGCCGGCCGCCGCCGCGCGGCCGCCGTCCCGGCGCGCGGCGTGGGCGCGGGCGGCCGACGCCGCCTACTACGCCGGGCTGGTGGGGATGGTGGCGGGGCTGGCGCTCTCGGTGCTGCCGGCGGAGCGCCCGGCCGCGGCGGAAGCCGTCGTCCGCTTCGACCCGCGCCGGATCGCGGTGCTCTACATCGACGACAACACCCCGGGGGGCGGGATGCAGTACCTGGCCAACGGGATCACCGAGGGGCTGATCGACCGCCTGAGCCAGGTCGAGGCGCTCACGGTGGTCTCGCGCAACGGGGTGAAGCCGTACCGCGGCGGCAGCGTGCCGTTCGACAGCGTGGTGACCGACCTGCGGGTGGGGAGCGTGGTGGAGGGGACGCTGCAGCGCTCCGGCGACCGGCTGCGCGTGACGGTGCGGCTGATCGACGCCAACACCGGCGAGCAGCTGGAGCGGCGCACGGTGGAGAGCTCCATGGGCGAGCTGTTCGAGCTGGAGAACCGGCTGGCCGACGAGGTGGCCGGCTTCCTCCGCCGCCGCCTGGGCGCCGAGGTGCGGCTGCGCGAGCGGGCGGAGGGGACCAAGAGCCTGCGCGCGCGCGAGCTGGTGCTGCGCGCCGAGCAGGAGCGCGCCGAGGCCGAGGAGCTGGCGGGAGAGCCCAGCCCCCTGGGCGCGCCCGCCGCGCTCCGGCGCCTGGCCACGGCCGACTCGCTGCTGGCGCGGGCGGCCCAGGCCGACCCGCGCTGGCCCGAGCCCTGGGTCCTGCGCGGGTGGGTGCGGCTGCGCGAGGCGCGCCTCGCCCCGCAGCCCGACCCGCTGGCGGGCTTCCGCGCCGCGATCCGCCACGCCGAACGGGCGCTCGAGCGGCGCCCCGGCTACCCGCGCGCCCTGGAGCTCAGGGGGACGGCGCGCTGGCGGATGGCGGGGCGCGACGTGCTCCCCGCCGCGGACAACGACACCCTGATGCGGGCGGCCGAGCGCGACTTGAAGGCGGCGCTCACGGCCGACCCCTCGCTCGCCGCCGCGTGGAGCACGCTCAGCCAGTACCTGCGGCTCAGGGGCGACCACCTGCTGGAGGCCGACGCCGCCGCGCGCCGGGCGCTGGAGGAGGACGCGTACCTGGAAGACGCCGAGCTGATCCACGAGCGGCTCTACCGGACCAACTACGCCCTGGCGCGCGTCGACAGCGCGGCGGCCTGGTGCGAGCGCGGCCGGCGCGAGTTCCCGGCGAGCTGGCGCTTCGTGGAGTGCCGGCTCACCCTGCTGGGGTACGAGGGCGGCCCCGCGCCCGACGTGCGGGCCGCCTGGCGCCTGGTGGAGGAGCTGGACCAGATGGACCCGCCCGCCCGGGCGCGCGCGTCCGGGCGGGCGTACTGGCCGCTGTACCGGCGGATGGCGGCGGCGCGGGTGCTGGCGCGCGCCGGGCTGGCCGACAGCGCCCGGGCCGTGATGGCCCGCTCCCGCGCCGCCGCCGGCTCCGACACCGCGCTGGTGGTGCCGCTCCTCTACGACCGGGCGTACGTGCACGTGCTGCTGAACGAGCCCGACAGCGCGGTGGCCGCCCTGGAGGAGTACCTGCGCCGGAAGCCGCGGCTGCGCGAGTTCCTGGACGACGACGTGCAGTTCCGCACCCTGCGCGACCACCGCGGCTTCCGCGCGCTGGTCACACCGGCGCCGCCTGCAGCGCCTGCTCGTCCTCCCCGCGGCCGATCTTGA
- a CDS encoding ribose-phosphate pyrophosphokinase: MEEDLVLFGGTANPALAEAVARELGVALAPSRVERFPDGELSVQLLESVRRREVFVIQPTSPPVNDHLVELLAFADVCRRAAAGRITAVVPYFGYARADRRDCRREPITASLVAGLMQAAGIHHVLSVDLHTPQVEGFFQVPVDTLSATPFICEDLRGRLPGDVVVVSPDAGRVRTATEFARRLDASLAVLLKHRTSGRETTVTHLVGEVRGRACLIVDDMISSGGTLVASIQALGEAGAREFFVAATHGLLVGDARERLEAAGVREVVVTDTVDVPCREWPRLRVVSLAPLLAEAIRRMVCHESVSEMF, from the coding sequence ATGGAAGAAGACCTGGTGCTCTTCGGCGGCACGGCGAACCCGGCGCTGGCGGAGGCCGTGGCCCGCGAGCTGGGGGTGGCGCTCGCGCCCTCGCGCGTGGAGCGCTTCCCCGACGGCGAGCTGTCGGTGCAGCTGCTGGAGTCGGTGCGGCGCAGGGAGGTCTTCGTCATCCAGCCCACCTCGCCGCCGGTCAACGACCACCTGGTGGAGCTGCTGGCGTTCGCCGACGTCTGCCGGAGGGCGGCGGCCGGGCGCATCACCGCGGTGGTGCCGTACTTCGGCTACGCGCGCGCCGACCGCCGCGACTGCCGCCGCGAGCCGATCACCGCCAGCCTGGTGGCCGGGCTGATGCAGGCCGCCGGGATCCACCACGTGCTGTCGGTGGACCTGCACACGCCGCAGGTGGAGGGCTTCTTCCAGGTCCCCGTCGACACCCTGTCCGCCACCCCGTTCATCTGCGAAGACCTGCGCGGCCGGCTCCCGGGCGACGTGGTGGTGGTCTCGCCCGACGCGGGCCGGGTGCGCACCGCCACCGAATTCGCGCGGCGGCTGGACGCGTCGCTCGCCGTCCTCCTCAAGCACCGCACCAGCGGGCGCGAGACCACGGTCACGCACCTGGTGGGCGAGGTGCGCGGCCGCGCCTGCCTGATCGTGGACGACATGATCTCCAGCGGGGGGACGCTCGTGGCCAGCATCCAGGCGCTCGGCGAGGCCGGCGCCCGCGAGTTCTTCGTGGCCGCCACCCACGGGCTGCTGGTGGGCGACGCCCGCGAGCGCCTGGAGGCCGCCGGCGTGCGCGAGGTGGTGGTCACCGACACGGTCGACGTCCCCTGCCGGGAGTGGCCGCGCCTGCGGGTCGTCTCGCTGGCCCCCCTCCTGGCCGAGGCGATCCGCCGCATGGTGTGCCATGAGTCGGTGTCCGAGATGTTCTGA